One window of the Roseovarius sp. THAF9 genome contains the following:
- a CDS encoding SDR family oxidoreductase: protein MMDWTGKRYWLVGASEGLGAALARKLSAVGAEVILSARSEDRLKEVAEMLPGRSSIVTVDVTDEESVKAAAEEVGEIDGVVTLAGVYWPMKATEWEPEQVTAMADVNFTGTVRVLNHVVPKMVARDHGHIVVTGSLVGFRGLPGAIGYGASKAGIMSLAQSMRADLWRTGVLVQCANPGFIRTRLTDKNDFKMPGLMEPDEAAQIMFELMNDENAFDRNFPSWFSLVFRGARFLPNWLYFRLFA from the coding sequence ATAATGGACTGGACTGGAAAACGCTATTGGCTGGTGGGCGCGAGCGAAGGGCTTGGCGCGGCGCTTGCGCGGAAACTGAGCGCGGTGGGGGCGGAGGTGATCCTGTCGGCGCGCAGCGAGGACCGGCTGAAAGAGGTGGCGGAGATGCTGCCGGGGCGATCCAGTATCGTGACCGTGGACGTGACCGACGAGGAAAGCGTGAAGGCGGCTGCCGAAGAGGTGGGCGAGATCGACGGGGTGGTGACGCTGGCCGGGGTCTATTGGCCGATGAAGGCGACCGAGTGGGAGCCCGAGCAGGTCACCGCGATGGCGGACGTGAACTTCACCGGCACGGTGCGGGTGCTGAACCACGTGGTGCCGAAGATGGTCGCGCGGGATCACGGGCATATCGTCGTGACCGGTTCGCTGGTGGGCTTTCGCGGCTTGCCGGGGGCGATTGGATATGGCGCGTCGAAAGCCGGGATCATGTCGCTGGCGCAGAGTATGCGGGCGGATCTGTGGCGCACGGGTGTGCTGGTGCAATGCGCCAACCCCGGCTTTATCCGCACGCGGCTGACCGACAAAAACGATTTCAAGATGCCGGGCCTGATGGAGCCAGATGAGGCCGCGCAGATCATGTTCGAGCTGATGAATGACGAGAACGCGTTCGACCGGAATTTCCCGAGCTGGTTCAGCCTTGTTTTCCGCGGTGCGCGGTTCCTGCCCAACTGGCTCTATTTCCGCCTGTTTGCGTGA
- a CDS encoding DUF3775 domain-containing protein, whose translation MLDISTYKVAQVILMSRELDRAEGEVRAFIERLAEEEQASLVALMWIGRGSFGADEIEEAKATARDEATTPTADYLLGTPHLSDHLENGLDELGLSAQDDEDDLVRGG comes from the coding sequence ATGCTGGATATCAGCACTTACAAAGTCGCCCAAGTGATCCTCATGTCGCGCGAACTGGACCGCGCGGAGGGAGAGGTCAGGGCATTCATCGAAAGGTTGGCTGAGGAGGAGCAGGCGAGCCTGGTGGCGCTGATGTGGATTGGGCGCGGCAGTTTCGGAGCCGACGAGATCGAAGAGGCCAAGGCCACGGCGCGCGACGAGGCGACGACACCCACGGCGGATTACCTGCTGGGTACGCCGCATTTGTCGGATCATCTGGAGAACGGGTTGGACGAGCTGGGCCTGTCGGCGCAGGACGACGAGGACGACCTGGTGCGCGGGGGCTGA
- a CDS encoding outer membrane protein translates to MKAFVRVAAIVSITAAPALAGNITPPADPYVAPPPEPISDWAGPYVGVQLGFGDFDINATNPTPGANLAVVNLSDDGFLGGVHAGYNWDRGTLVYGVEADIDFTDISFNTVDVDTIARLRLRVGVDTGSAFVYGTAGAAHMSGSGGGFSLDGWGWVAGAGVDYKLNEKWVMGADALYHEFDDVSPSGGVDGMTYRARVSYRF, encoded by the coding sequence ATGAAAGCATTTGTACGCGTCGCAGCCATTGTTTCGATCACGGCCGCCCCCGCATTGGCGGGCAACATCACGCCGCCGGCGGACCCCTATGTGGCCCCGCCGCCCGAGCCGATTTCCGACTGGGCTGGCCCCTATGTCGGTGTGCAGCTGGGTTTTGGCGATTTTGACATCAACGCCACGAACCCCACCCCCGGCGCAAACCTGGCTGTGGTTAACCTCAGCGATGACGGGTTTCTGGGCGGTGTGCATGCCGGTTACAACTGGGACCGGGGCACGCTGGTTTACGGCGTCGAGGCGGATATCGACTTTACCGACATTTCGTTCAACACGGTTGATGTCGATACCATCGCGCGGCTGCGCCTGCGGGTGGGTGTCGATACCGGCAGCGCCTTTGTTTATGGCACCGCCGGCGCGGCGCACATGAGCGGCAGCGGCGGCGGATTCAGCCTGGATGGCTGGGGCTGGGTTGCCGGTGCAGGCGTTGATTACAAGCTGAACGAAAAATGGGTGATGGGCGCGGATGCGCTTTACCACGAGTTCGACGACGTCTCGCCGTCGGGCGGCGTAGATGGCATGACCTACCGCGCGCGGGTGTCGTACCGTTTCTAA
- a CDS encoding cyclic nucleotide-binding/CBS domain-containing protein: MPDHADRPGNRLMDRPEYASKPKPLTRLPDTSAYDAAKAMAEKNFGSVIVVDSDDKVVGVVTERDMMNKLVAGERDAKTTKLSEIMTENPRVARETDDMIDWLRMMSNERFRRLPVVDEEGRIQAVLTQGDFVSYTWPDLMHQVKSIATATISKNWAVFLIGGGIAVYSVVIIALVSSLS; this comes from the coding sequence ATGCCAGATCATGCCGACCGTCCCGGGAACCGTCTGATGGATCGCCCGGAATATGCCAGCAAACCGAAACCGCTGACCCGGTTACCGGATACCAGCGCCTATGATGCGGCCAAGGCGATGGCCGAGAAGAATTTCGGTTCGGTCATCGTGGTGGATTCAGACGACAAGGTCGTCGGCGTCGTGACCGAGCGTGATATGATGAACAAGCTGGTCGCCGGGGAGCGCGACGCCAAGACGACGAAACTGTCCGAGATCATGACCGAAAATCCGCGTGTGGCACGGGAGACGGATGACATGATCGACTGGCTGCGGATGATGTCGAACGAGCGATTCCGCCGCCTGCCGGTGGTCGACGAAGAGGGGCGCATCCAGGCGGTTCTGACACAGGGCGATTTCGTATCCTATACTTGGCCCGACCTGATGCATCAGGTGAAATCCATCGCGACCGCGACGATTTCGAAGAACTGGGCGGTTTTCCTGATCGGCGGCGGAATCGCAGTTTATTCGGTGGTGATCATCGCGCTGGTCAGCTCGCTGAGCTGA
- a CDS encoding saccharopine dehydrogenase family protein → MTIHWCGTGLSAVPGLRRLIEAGHDVTVWNRSLDKAEAAVGDLTNRIRAFDFDMLSAEVQEGDIVVSMLPGDWHVPLAEMCINKGAHFVSSSYIAPEMRALHAKALLRGVSVVNEIGLDPGIDHLMAHHLMADYRSSAAFNPENDLSFLSYCGGIPKNPNPFRYKFSWSPLGVLKALRSPSRSIRNYSELNVKRPWDALGTYTAPLPTPETFEVYPNRDSLPFLDDYGFEPAWRVKEFVRGTLRLNGWSEAWSDVFAEIETLEGPEGEARLKEMSDQFWRDNAYGEDDPDRVVLCVDLKAERGGSPVWHKTFVMDAWGDARGTAMSRLVSFPVSLAVEAVANHEIPAGVSPAPSDPKLVARLLSEVDRLAQHLQVVDHLA, encoded by the coding sequence ATGACAATTCACTGGTGTGGCACCGGCCTGTCGGCCGTGCCCGGCCTGCGCAGGCTGATCGAGGCAGGCCACGACGTCACCGTCTGGAACCGCTCTCTGGACAAGGCCGAGGCCGCCGTGGGCGACCTCACGAACCGCATCCGCGCGTTTGATTTCGACATGCTGTCCGCCGAGGTGCAGGAGGGCGATATCGTGGTTTCCATGCTGCCCGGCGACTGGCATGTGCCGCTGGCCGAGATGTGCATCAACAAGGGCGCGCATTTCGTCTCAAGCTCCTACATCGCCCCCGAGATGCGCGCGCTCCATGCCAAGGCGCTCCTGCGCGGCGTGAGCGTGGTGAACGAAATCGGCCTCGATCCCGGCATCGACCACCTGATGGCCCATCACCTGATGGCCGATTACCGCTCCTCGGCGGCGTTCAACCCCGAAAACGACCTCAGCTTCCTCAGCTATTGCGGCGGCATCCCCAAAAACCCCAATCCCTTCCGCTACAAATTCAGCTGGTCACCGCTGGGCGTGCTCAAGGCCCTGCGCTCGCCCTCCCGGTCGATCCGCAACTACTCCGAACTCAACGTCAAGCGCCCCTGGGATGCGCTCGGCACCTATACCGCGCCCTTGCCCACGCCCGAAACCTTCGAGGTCTACCCGAACCGCGACAGCCTGCCTTTCCTCGATGATTACGGCTTCGAGCCTGCCTGGCGGGTCAAGGAATTCGTGCGCGGTACGCTGCGCCTCAATGGCTGGTCCGAGGCCTGGAGCGACGTCTTCGCCGAGATCGAAACGCTCGAAGGCCCCGAAGGCGAGGCAAGGCTCAAGGAAATGTCCGACCAGTTCTGGCGTGACAACGCCTATGGCGAGGATGACCCCGACCGCGTCGTTCTCTGCGTCGACCTCAAGGCCGAACGTGGCGGCAGCCCTGTCTGGCACAAAACCTTCGTGATGGACGCCTGGGGCGACGCCCGCGGCACCGCCATGTCCCGGCTGGTTTCTTTCCCGGTCTCCCTCGCGGTCGAGGCCGTGGCCAACCACGAAATCCCGGCCGGCGTCAGCCCCGCCCCTAGCGACCCCAAGCTGGTCGCGCGCTTGCTGTCGGAGGTCGACCGCCTCGCCCAGCACCTTCAAGTCGTGGACCACCTCGCCTGA
- a CDS encoding saccharopine dehydrogenase, with product MTHLWLRAEQRDNEDRTGLTPEGAAALIAQGMEISVEDSPDRIIPTDRYADAGATIVPQNSWPDAPRDAIIFGLKELPDDGTHLPHRHIMFGHAFKGQHSGRRLLDRFKDGGGTLYDLEYLVDEQGRRVAAFGYWAGYAGAAVSLFAWAAQQQGQTCGPVSAYPDKDALLKDLAETLDATGVERPSAIVIGALGRVGTGAADLCAAMDVTPTKWDMDETAHGGPFPEILQHDLFLNCIFARPGTPVFVPKDALTAQRRLTVIGDVACDPDSDYNPVPVYSQATTWDAPVTRVHDAPPLDVMAIDNLPSLLPLESSQDYASQLLPSLKTLDKLDAGVWARAERTFREHV from the coding sequence ATGACCCATCTCTGGCTGCGCGCCGAACAGCGCGACAACGAAGACCGCACCGGCCTCACGCCCGAGGGCGCCGCCGCCCTCATTGCGCAGGGCATGGAAATCAGCGTCGAAGACAGCCCCGACCGCATCATCCCCACCGACCGCTACGCCGACGCGGGCGCCACCATCGTGCCGCAGAATTCCTGGCCCGACGCGCCCCGCGACGCCATCATCTTCGGGCTCAAGGAACTGCCCGACGACGGCACCCACCTGCCGCACCGCCACATCATGTTCGGCCACGCCTTCAAGGGTCAGCATTCCGGCCGGCGCCTTCTGGACCGCTTCAAGGACGGGGGCGGCACGCTCTACGATCTTGAATACCTCGTCGACGAACAGGGCCGCCGCGTCGCCGCCTTCGGCTACTGGGCGGGCTATGCCGGCGCTGCCGTCAGCCTTTTCGCGTGGGCCGCCCAGCAACAGGGCCAGACCTGCGGGCCCGTCTCCGCCTACCCGGACAAGGACGCGCTGCTCAAGGATCTCGCCGAAACGCTCGACGCCACCGGCGTTGAGCGCCCCTCCGCCATCGTGATCGGCGCGCTGGGCCGTGTCGGCACCGGTGCGGCCGACCTCTGCGCCGCGATGGACGTCACCCCCACCAAGTGGGACATGGACGAAACCGCCCATGGCGGCCCGTTCCCAGAAATCCTGCAACACGACCTTTTCCTCAACTGCATCTTCGCCCGCCCCGGCACGCCCGTCTTCGTGCCGAAGGACGCCCTGACCGCCCAACGCCGCCTGACCGTCATCGGCGACGTCGCCTGCGATCCCGACAGCGATTACAACCCCGTGCCGGTCTATTCCCAGGCCACCACTTGGGACGCGCCCGTCACCCGCGTGCACGACGCGCCCCCGCTTGACGTCATGGCAATTGACAACCTGCCGTCGCTCCTGCCGCTGGAATCCTCGCAGGACTATGCCAGCCAACTCTTGCCATCCTTGAAAACGCTCGACAAACTGGACGCCGGAGTGTGGGCACGCGCGGAACGGACCTTCCGCGAGCACGTTTGA
- a CDS encoding glutathione S-transferase family protein, with the protein MKFYYAPGTISVATGLLLQEAGLDHTPVALSFADGDQTKPDYLALNPKGRVPALVTDQGILTETGAIAEFIAAQVPDKGLVPADPWDAAQLRAICYYLASTMHVNHAHGPRGIRWADSDAALADMKAKMPKNMADSCAYIEETCALAPFVMGKEMTIADPWLFAICCWLEMDKVDVDRFPKIKAHRAMMAARPSAAAIRDYGLLTKDFA; encoded by the coding sequence ATGAAATTCTACTACGCCCCCGGCACCATCTCGGTCGCCACCGGCCTGCTGCTGCAAGAGGCCGGACTGGACCATACCCCCGTCGCGCTCAGCTTCGCCGACGGCGACCAGACCAAGCCCGACTACCTCGCGCTCAACCCCAAGGGCCGCGTCCCGGCACTGGTGACCGATCAGGGCATCCTGACTGAAACGGGCGCCATCGCCGAATTCATCGCCGCCCAGGTGCCCGACAAAGGCCTCGTACCCGCCGACCCGTGGGATGCGGCCCAACTCCGCGCGATCTGCTACTATCTGGCCTCCACCATGCATGTGAACCACGCTCACGGCCCCCGCGGCATCCGCTGGGCCGACAGCGACGCGGCACTGGCTGACATGAAGGCCAAGATGCCGAAAAACATGGCCGACAGCTGCGCCTATATCGAGGAAACCTGCGCCCTCGCCCCCTTCGTCATGGGCAAAGAGATGACCATCGCCGACCCCTGGCTGTTCGCCATCTGCTGCTGGCTGGAAATGGACAAGGTCGATGTCGACCGCTTCCCCAAGATCAAGGCCCACCGCGCCATGATGGCCGCCCGCCCCTCGGCGGCGGCGATCCGCGACTACGGCCTGCTGACGAAAGACTTCGCATGA
- a CDS encoding histidine phosphatase family protein, with amino-acid sequence MAELILVRHGQANSHATDEAGYDQLSDLGAEQARWLGEHIAATNPHFDRVLTGTLQRQVDTAHHMGVTVTTQDPRLNELSYFALAQAAFDAHAIPVPTDPSQFATHLPQVITLWTTGDLPGVPESFDDFAARITEVLTEQCADAGRTLLVTSGGVIGMALRHVLDLDNTAMARVMLQINNASMHRLSYVHDTLMVAGFNAIPHLDRPDRAHARTYV; translated from the coding sequence GTGGCGGAACTTATTCTCGTAAGGCACGGGCAGGCCAACAGCCACGCCACCGACGAAGCGGGCTATGACCAACTCTCCGATCTCGGCGCCGAGCAGGCGCGCTGGCTGGGCGAGCATATCGCCGCCACCAACCCGCATTTCGACCGCGTCCTTACCGGCACGCTGCAACGCCAGGTCGACACCGCCCACCACATGGGCGTCACCGTCACCACCCAGGATCCGCGCCTGAACGAGCTCAGCTATTTCGCCCTCGCCCAGGCCGCATTCGACGCCCATGCCATCCCGGTTCCCACCGATCCCTCGCAATTCGCCACGCATCTGCCACAGGTCATCACCCTCTGGACCACCGGCGACCTGCCCGGTGTCCCCGAAAGCTTCGATGATTTCGCCGCCCGCATCACCGAAGTGCTGACCGAGCAATGCGCCGACGCGGGCCGCACCCTGCTGGTCACCTCCGGCGGCGTCATCGGCATGGCCCTGCGCCACGTGCTCGACCTCGACAACACCGCCATGGCCCGGGTCATGCTGCAAATCAACAACGCCTCGATGCACCGGCTCAGCTACGTGCACGACACGCTCATGGTCGCGGGCTTCAACGCCATTCCCCATCTCGACCGCCCGGATCGGGCCCATGCCCGCACCTATGTCTGA
- a CDS encoding 4Fe-4S dicluster domain-containing protein encodes MQHKDQTRVFDKTSDQGDLPRPPGADLAGLQAHCCACGDCMAVCPRDVIGRDDEGFPVLIDRQSCGECGLCADVCTRGAIMLTKETSAGLKKTLRRERRLALRLLTQ; translated from the coding sequence ATGCAACACAAGGACCAGACGAGGGTCTTCGACAAGACGTCGGACCAGGGTGACCTGCCACGTCCGCCGGGTGCGGATCTGGCGGGTTTGCAGGCGCATTGCTGTGCGTGCGGCGACTGTATGGCAGTGTGCCCGCGCGACGTGATAGGCCGGGATGACGAGGGCTTTCCGGTGTTGATTGACCGGCAGAGCTGCGGAGAGTGCGGGCTTTGCGCGGACGTCTGCACGCGCGGCGCGATCATGTTGACCAAGGAGACGTCGGCAGGTCTGAAAAAGACCCTGCGACGGGAACGGCGACTGGCGTTGCGGTTGCTGACACAATAG
- a CDS encoding response regulator transcription factor: protein MTETAPLVTILDDEPAIRTMLAQTLEEAGFRTLTFARATEFEAALRTHSPDICLVDLSLPDRDGLTLVHRLALEQGARVIIISGRAEVQDRVTGLELGADDYIIKPFDPAEVVARIRARLRRDAPGPNTGNTARFGPWTAHFDRYVLEDDTGQETPFSHAEGEVLRLFLDRPKRLISRQAMQEALGGAAGESFDRAMDVRISRLRTKLREDPKNPRLIKTIYGAGYIFLGDVTWRDR from the coding sequence ATGACCGAAACCGCCCCTCTCGTCACCATCCTCGACGACGAGCCGGCCATTCGCACCATGCTGGCCCAAACGCTGGAAGAGGCCGGCTTTCGCACCCTCACCTTCGCCCGCGCGACCGAATTCGAGGCCGCGCTGCGCACCCACTCTCCCGATATCTGCCTCGTCGACCTCTCGCTGCCCGACCGTGACGGTCTGACCCTCGTGCACCGGCTCGCGCTGGAACAGGGCGCACGGGTCATCATCATCTCGGGCCGGGCCGAGGTGCAGGACCGCGTGACCGGGCTGGAACTTGGCGCCGACGACTACATCATCAAGCCCTTTGATCCGGCCGAGGTCGTGGCCCGCATCCGCGCCCGCCTGCGTCGCGACGCGCCCGGCCCGAATACCGGCAACACCGCCCGCTTCGGCCCCTGGACCGCGCATTTCGACCGCTACGTTCTGGAAGACGATACCGGGCAGGAAACCCCGTTTTCCCATGCCGAAGGCGAGGTTCTGCGCCTCTTTCTCGACCGCCCCAAGCGCCTGATCTCGCGCCAGGCCATGCAAGAGGCGCTGGGAGGCGCGGCGGGCGAAAGCTTCGACCGTGCCATGGACGTGCGCATCTCGCGCCTGCGCACCAAGCTGCGCGAGGACCCCAAGAACCCGCGCCTGATCAAGACGATCTACGGCGCGGGCTATATCTTTCTGGGCGATGTCACGTGGCGCGACCGGTAA
- a CDS encoding PAS-domain containing protein, whose product MSPRDTTQMTTAGLNLIQQALTIYDADLNLAVCNRRFQEMFDLPDRLVTPGAHFEDTIRFLAERGDYGEVTDLDRFVADRVDIARAFKPHYMERTRANGRTISVEGSPLPQGGWVTVYTDITRAKQQEALLAARSEELSDRLVTYSDDLAAANRQLESTITALEEAQRQASEAEARMRLTTEMVPAHIAHLGPDRRYTYSNRRLSLIMPGSTADPVGLAPADALGDETFANIAPHLDRAYAGEPSVFEFTHAASSRRIRVALTPDPATGGVYILSMDITEEAQTRAALGQHRRREMAAQLTSGLAHDFSNLLTIILGMQSRLQSMSLPEEATDLIAATLGAARRGGTLLDRIADMTGPREHTPVPTDLPAFLHDLEPLARSVLPDKITLNIAAGNAPRTCLLDPGMLQDSLINLLLNARDAIGDANAAPGRITLTVTTVQDTWLDVAVSDTGPGFSDHVRSHAFDPFFTTKGGEGSGLGLTMVYNMTKLAGGRVMIDNTDTGGQVTLRLPLREVSAADAPGFVLLVEDSADLRESIRAMLRADGHQVIEATSATEAQALLQGLPEITAILSDITLEGEATGLDLIDALPTRHPPAVLMTSLPPSDPLHAAALARAPVLRKPFQPGALRAALSGGATP is encoded by the coding sequence ATGAGCCCACGCGACACCACGCAGATGACCACCGCGGGCCTCAACCTCATCCAGCAGGCCCTGACGATCTACGACGCCGATCTCAACCTCGCCGTCTGCAACCGCCGCTTCCAGGAGATGTTCGACCTGCCCGACCGGCTGGTCACCCCCGGCGCCCATTTCGAAGACACCATCCGCTTTCTGGCCGAACGCGGCGACTACGGCGAAGTGACCGACCTCGACCGCTTCGTCGCCGACCGGGTGGACATCGCCCGCGCGTTCAAGCCGCATTACATGGAACGCACCCGCGCCAATGGCCGCACCATCAGCGTCGAAGGCTCGCCCCTGCCGCAGGGCGGCTGGGTCACCGTCTACACCGACATCACCCGCGCCAAACAGCAGGAGGCGCTGCTCGCCGCCCGGTCCGAGGAACTGTCGGACCGGCTCGTCACCTATTCCGACGATCTGGCGGCGGCCAACCGGCAGCTTGAATCCACCATCACGGCGCTGGAAGAGGCCCAGCGCCAGGCCTCCGAGGCCGAGGCCCGGATGCGCCTGACGACCGAGATGGTGCCCGCCCATATCGCCCATCTCGGCCCGGACCGGCGCTATACCTATTCCAACCGCCGCCTGTCGCTCATCATGCCGGGCAGCACCGCCGACCCCGTCGGCCTTGCCCCCGCCGACGCGCTGGGGGACGAGACCTTCGCCAACATCGCCCCGCATCTCGATCGCGCCTATGCCGGCGAGCCGTCGGTGTTCGAATTCACCCACGCCGCCAGTTCCCGCCGGATCCGCGTGGCGCTCACACCCGATCCGGCCACCGGCGGCGTCTATATCCTGTCCATGGACATCACCGAAGAGGCGCAGACCCGCGCCGCCCTGGGCCAGCACCGCCGCCGCGAAATGGCCGCGCAACTGACCTCCGGCCTCGCGCATGACTTCTCCAACCTGCTGACCATCATCCTCGGGATGCAGTCGCGCCTGCAATCCATGTCCCTGCCCGAAGAGGCCACAGACCTCATCGCCGCCACCCTGGGCGCGGCCCGGCGCGGCGGCACTCTGCTCGACCGCATCGCCGACATGACCGGCCCGCGCGAACATACGCCCGTGCCCACCGACCTGCCCGCCTTCCTGCACGATCTGGAACCGCTGGCGCGCTCGGTCCTGCCCGACAAGATCACGCTGAACATCGCCGCCGGGAATGCACCCCGCACCTGCCTGCTCGATCCCGGCATGCTGCAGGACTCGCTCATCAACCTGCTGCTCAATGCCCGCGATGCCATCGGCGACGCGAACGCCGCGCCGGGCCGCATCACCCTTACCGTCACCACCGTGCAGGACACCTGGCTCGATGTCGCCGTGTCCGACACCGGCCCCGGCTTTTCCGATCACGTCCGCAGCCATGCATTCGATCCGTTCTTCACCACCAAGGGCGGCGAAGGCTCGGGGCTGGGCCTCACCATGGTCTACAACATGACCAAGCTCGCCGGCGGGCGGGTGATGATCGACAACACCGATACCGGCGGCCAGGTCACCCTGCGCCTGCCCCTGCGCGAGGTCAGCGCGGCGGACGCGCCCGGCTTCGTGCTGCTGGTCGAGGACAGCGCCGACCTGCGAGAAAGCATCCGCGCCATGCTTCGCGCCGACGGCCACCAGGTCATCGAGGCCACCAGCGCGACCGAGGCGCAGGCGCTTCTGCAAGGCCTGCCCGAAATCACCGCCATCCTCAGCGACATCACACTCGAAGGCGAGGCCACCGGGCTCGACCTCATCGACGCCCTGCCGACGCGGCACCCTCCGGCGGTGCTGATGACCTCGCTGCCCCCCTCCGATCCGCTGCACGCCGCCGCCCTCGCCCGCGCGCCCGTGCTGCGCAAACCGTTCCAGCCCGGCGCCCTGCGCGCCGCCCTGTCGGGCGGGGCGACGCCATGA
- a CDS encoding 2-hydroxychromene-2-carboxylate isomerase, producing the protein MAKPQMDFWFEFASTYSYLSVMRLPARAAEAGVTVRWRPFLLGPIFAAQGWDTSPFRIYAAKGTYMWRDMERRCAALGLTFQRSDTMPQHSVLAARTAQLALEHAEGIAFCQNVYLMQFAEGLDIADSDVIAACLDAAKLPRDLIDKAQADANKHRLRDTTEEAMRRGIFGAPSFTVDNELFWGDDQLDTALAWAKEHAA; encoded by the coding sequence ATGGCAAAACCACAGATGGATTTCTGGTTCGAATTCGCCTCGACCTACTCCTATCTCAGCGTCATGCGCCTGCCCGCCCGCGCAGCCGAGGCCGGGGTCACCGTCCGCTGGCGCCCCTTCCTGCTCGGCCCGATCTTCGCCGCACAGGGCTGGGACACCTCGCCCTTCAGGATCTACGCCGCCAAAGGCACCTACATGTGGCGCGACATGGAACGCCGCTGCGCCGCCCTCGGCCTCACGTTCCAACGCTCCGACACCATGCCCCAGCACAGCGTCCTCGCCGCCCGCACCGCACAACTGGCGCTCGAACACGCCGAAGGCATCGCCTTTTGCCAGAACGTCTACCTCATGCAGTTCGCCGAGGGCCTCGACATCGCCGACAGTGACGTCATCGCCGCCTGTCTCGACGCCGCGAAACTGCCCCGCGACCTGATCGACAAGGCCCAGGCCGACGCCAACAAGCACCGCCTGCGCGACACCACCGAAGAGGCCATGCGCCGCGGCATCTTCGGCGCCCCCAGCTTTACCGTGGACAACGAGCTTTTCTGGGGCGACGACCAGCTTGACACCGCCCTCGCCTGGGCCAAGGAGCACGCCGCATGA